The sequence CCGCCATACTATGCTCGACGACTCTGATATCAATCACACCCGGATGGCTAGGGCGGTAGTGGGGGCTGCGATCGCCGCCGTTGTGCAAGACCCGATGATCTATGTGTCAGGCGGCAGCGAGCACCAGGGGCCGGCGGGGGGCGGGCCGATCGCCGTCATCGTTGTATAACGTAGACATAACCTGGAGTCTTGGCTTAGAGAGGGTAGTCTCATGGTGAACAGCGAGCGGGAGAAGATGCTGGCGCATGAGCTCTACCGAGGGGCAGACCCCGAGCTAGTCGCAATGCGGCGGCAGACTCAAGAAAAGCTGTATCGGTTTAACCATGCTCGGCCAGCAGAGCTTGAGGTGCGGCAGGAGGTGGTGCGATCGCTCTTTCACACCATTGGCCCCAACTTCGAGATTACTCCGCCCTTTTTCTGTGACTACGGTGACCACATTCGAGCCGGCAAAAACCTTTACCTCAACACCAACTGCACCATTCTTGACTGCAACTGGGTAACGCTGGGAGATGATGTAATGCTTGCGCCCAATGTGCAGATCTACACGGCCTACCATCCTGTTGACCCAGCGGTACGGCTGAGTGGGTTAGAGATGGCAGCTCCCATTATGATTGGCAGTAATGTATGGCTAGGTGGCGGTGTGATTGTTTGCCCAGGGGTGACGATTGGTGACAATACAACGATTGGTGCAGGCAGTGTAGTGACAAAATCTATTCCCGCAAATGTAGTTGCGGTAGGCAATCCTTGCCGAATTTTACGCAAAGTTTAGAATTGCGCAACTATATCATTATTGGTTGAATTATTGCGGTCGATTGCAACAAGTTGCCTGACTTTTTCTGATATTTATCTTCTTGAAATCTTAGCTATCCTGCCTAACCTATGACGCTCTCCACAGTGGGATGGGAACACTAAAGACCACCGATTGATTGCGGGTTTGAGCTATGGGATTTTCTGCCTCTAAGACTTGCGCTTGTCAGAGTATTGGTCGATGTCAGGCTGGAGAGGCAGGTCGACTTTTTCTGTGGTTTCCAGTTCCCCATACGTTAGCGAAAGTCATTCCTTTTCTAAAACAAGAATCGCTCGAATTTGAGCTAATGCAGGAGCGGCCGGGTTTGACCATAGCCTGCAAATCTGGCCAAGCCCAGAATGTTGCCCAAAGATTGGCTCAGCTAGTAGCACCGAGAGAACTAAAAGAAACCCAAGTTCTATTTGTTCGGGGTGCGGTGCAGCCCCAGCTGCAGGATTTTAGCGACATTTCCTCCCTACAGCGCTTTATCAAGATCAGTCAATCTGATTGGCTGGTGGATATGTTGACTAGCGATCGCATCACCAGCCATTTTCAACCAATTGTTTCCATTGACGACACGGCTCAAATCTATGGGTATGAATCCCTTCTGCGTGGGCTAGATGAGCAGGGTAATTTGGTTATGCCAAGTTCCATTTTTGAGCTAGCAACCGAAGCGGGTTTGTTGCCGCAGCTAGACCGGGTGGCTCGCCTTAGCGCCATTAATCAAGCAAGTCGGCACAACTTGACGGGACGTATTTTTATCAACTTTTCCCCCACAGCGCTGTATGATCCGGTGTCTTGCTTGCGGAGCACGGTGGACGCCATTGATAAAGCCGGTATTCGCCACGATCAGGTTGTGTTTGAAGTTGTTGAGTCAGACAATCCTCAAGATCTAGACCACCTTAAGACTGTACTGAAATATTACCGGGACGCTGGGTTTGCTGTTGCTCTAGACGATTTGGGATCCGGGTATTCCGGTCTGAACCTGCTGCATCAGCTGCGGCCAGATTTCGTCAAGCTCGATATGGAGCTAATTCGAAACGTTCACCTTGACGTTTACAAGGCTTCCATCACTGAAAAGCTTTTAGAAATTGCGCAAAATCTGAACATTAAAACCGTTGCCGAAGGCATCGAGTGCATTGAAGAGTTGAACTGGTTGCAGGAACGGGGTGCTACCTTCGCCCAGGGCTATTTGATTGCTAAACCCGCTGCTACACCGGCTAAAACGACGCCGCGCTTCAACGCAAAAGCGGTGGCGCTCACCCCAGCGCCTTCGCGGCCAGCGTTGCAAAAAGTACAGCACCAAACTGCACCTGAGCGCATTGTTGCAGCTGTAACTCAGCACATTCGGCAATCGCTGAAGTTAGATGAGATTCTCCAAACGACAGCGGATGAAGTTCGACAGCTGTTTGAGGTCGATCGAGTTGTAATCTATCGGTTTGAGCCTGACTGGAGCGGGTTAGTAGCGGTCGAATCTTTGGCAGAGGGGTGCCCATCCATCTTAGGTTTCCATGTCATGGATACCTGCTTTAAGACGACCCACGCGGCCTACTACCAGCAGGGCAACACCCGGGCGATCGAAGACATTGAAACAGCAGGGCTGATGTCGTGCCATATTGAACTGCTTCAAAGCCTGAATATTCGAGCGAATTTGATTGTGCCTATCCTGCAAAAAGAGCGGCTGTGGGGGCTTTTAATTGCCCACCAGTGCAACGAGACGCGCCAGTGGCAGCAGTCGGAGGTCAATTTACTTTATCAACTCGCTGGGCAAGCGGCGATCGCCATTCAGCAAGCGGAGCTATATCACCAGCTGCAAACCGCTAATCAAGAGCTTCATCGCTTGGCTTCGGTAGATGGGTTAACCCAGCTGGCCAACCGTCGCTGCTTCGACGCTCGGCTGAGTGCAGAATGGCAACGGCTGGCCCGAGAGCAGTCTTCCCTATCTTTAATTTTGTGTGATGTAGACTGCTTCAAACTCTACAACGACACCCATGGCCACCTAGCTGGAGACGATGCTCTGCGGCAGGTAGCCAAAGCCATTGTGCAGGCGTCTAGGCGTCCATCCGATTTGGCAGCCCGCTACGGTGGCGAAGAGTTTGCGATTATTCTGCCAAATACCACCACCGAGGGGGCGATCGCCGTGGTCGAAGCAATTCAGGCTAATTTGGCGGCTCTACAACTGTCCCCTCCTCAATCTCAGACCAGTGACCTGGTGACACTTAGCTTTGGCGTAGCAACTGTTGTGCCGCAGAGCCAGCTGTCGTCTGCAACGTTGATCGCTACCGCTGATCAAGGTCTTTACCGAGCAAAAGCCCAAGGGAAAAACTGTGTGGTGCAGGTGAGCTATGGAGAAATAGCGGCGTCATTCTAACGACTTGCCGTGTCGGGGCTGCGGTGCGAAGTAGCCAGATACAGCTATACCACCTGAAGGTATTAGTCGAAACGGCGATCGCGCTCTCGCGTTACTAGCCCCGACTTGGAGATTACGCTAAATCCTGCTTGGCTACCTTTGATTCAGCAGGGCGAATGCAATAGAGTCTCCGGCTCGGCTATGCCTACGCCTCTACGGTTTGGCCTCTTGGGAATCGGGGTTGTTTGATTTGTATTTGGTATTAGACCCCGCTGAGCCTGCGCCTCGGGAACTCGGGAAGCGATCGCTGGTCAAAGAAACTGCGCAGCACGGTGAACTGTTGATGAGATTAGTTTTACGCTGTTCTGTCCAGGAGGCTGAAAGTATTGCCAGAGTACTTTTTGCACTGGCCACTGCTGGTTTAGCGGCAGGGGTTTGGTGGCTCTGGTACGCAGATAACTGGGGCCTAACGCCAGCGCGCGCCGCCCAGCGAGACGGTTTTTGTGAAAACGCCCCAGTGACCAAAGTCCAGCGGCAAACAGCCACCACGGCAATTGTTGTCTGTCAGGGGTTGCCAGGTTCCTTAGACGGTGGGCATGTAGCGGTCTGGCGGTTGCCTTGGAGACTGTGGTGGGCCTCTCCCCAGGGAGCAAACTTTAGCTATCGCCCGCCCGACGCCGTTTCAACCGAGCGAGTAGACTACGTTCACTATGGCCCTACTCAAAGTGCCTACACCTCGCTAATTTTGCTGGGCCGAAGCCGTTCTTCGGACGTGGCGGCTGTAGAAGCCCGCTTGAGCGATGGTAGAACGCTAAAAAATGAAGTAACTGATGGATTATTTGTCTTTGATGCGCCCATTCAGGCCGTAGGGATCAAAGTCGATGAGCTAAAGCTCATAGGCCACAATAACCAGGTCGTGCAGCGCATTGAAGTAAAGCCGGGTTACTGAGCATTGTCCGCTATGGAAAATGCCCAATTTCAAAGAACTCAGGGTTTCTGATAGCTGATCACGCGCACCGATGCCGCTGATGGTTCTTCGCTAAAAACCAGCACCCCTTCAGCTTGGGAGCGAGCGGGAATAAAGTCGAAGGTGGTATTGGCCACTTCTTCCGGGCTAGTGGTTTCTAAGGTACCTTCAACGGTGACTTCGGCGGCGGTGGCATCGCCTTCGTTAGTGATGGTAATGGGTAGGTAATAGTGGTCCTGGGCGGGCCGCACTTCACCCGGTTCCACCGTAAATTCGGCAGGTTTCGTCGATGGTTGAAGCCATAGTGAAGCCACCGTAGCAACTACCGCCGACAGCAACGTGAGGGAAATGCCGAGGGAAAACCATTCGGCTCGATTGCGGGTGGGCTTTTCAGACATGGGGTTTAAGGGGTTAGACAGCCAGACGGCCGGCCGCACCGCCAATGGTGCAGGGCAGGCCCAATACGATGATATAGCTCACCCACTGATTAATTGGGTCGCCCACGCGAATGACCTGAAACAGCCACAGCATGAGTGTTGCAGCGGCCAGCGCAATTAGGTAAGCGGCCACAGTTTCGCTAATTGGTTTTTGAAACAAGCCGGACTGCGCTCGTCGCTGCCGCTGAGCGCCAAAATTGGCCTCAAACACAATGATGTAGGACAGCAGCAGCGAACTGGCCATAATCAGTAGCAGACGTGTGGGCTCCAGCGAGCTGGAAATCATGGGGATTTCATCGGTAGGTGCGATCGAGGAGCCAACGACGATCGCGCCTAGGAGGGCGGCCCCGGCATCTGATAGCGTGCTGCGCAAGGGGTGGTCGCGCTTTTGGGCGGATTCATCACCGTCATCGTCGCCGGTTCTAAGCAAAAGGTTGTTGGCAATGCCGACCCCGATCGAAAAGGGCAGCGACAGGGTGATCAGTCGGCCCATGATGGCGTCTATGCCGGTTTCAATGTGAAGAATGTCGAGCAGCGTCAGGCTGAGGGTGGCAGTAAAGAGGGCGATCGCCAGCCCC is a genomic window of Nodosilinea sp. FACHB-141 containing:
- a CDS encoding sugar O-acetyltransferase; translation: MVNSEREKMLAHELYRGADPELVAMRRQTQEKLYRFNHARPAELEVRQEVVRSLFHTIGPNFEITPPFFCDYGDHIRAGKNLYLNTNCTILDCNWVTLGDDVMLAPNVQIYTAYHPVDPAVRLSGLEMAAPIMIGSNVWLGGGVIVCPGVTIGDNTTIGAGSVVTKSIPANVVAVGNPCRILRKV
- a CDS encoding EAL domain-containing protein, translating into MGFSASKTCACQSIGRCQAGEAGRLFLWFPVPHTLAKVIPFLKQESLEFELMQERPGLTIACKSGQAQNVAQRLAQLVAPRELKETQVLFVRGAVQPQLQDFSDISSLQRFIKISQSDWLVDMLTSDRITSHFQPIVSIDDTAQIYGYESLLRGLDEQGNLVMPSSIFELATEAGLLPQLDRVARLSAINQASRHNLTGRIFINFSPTALYDPVSCLRSTVDAIDKAGIRHDQVVFEVVESDNPQDLDHLKTVLKYYRDAGFAVALDDLGSGYSGLNLLHQLRPDFVKLDMELIRNVHLDVYKASITEKLLEIAQNLNIKTVAEGIECIEELNWLQERGATFAQGYLIAKPAATPAKTTPRFNAKAVALTPAPSRPALQKVQHQTAPERIVAAVTQHIRQSLKLDEILQTTADEVRQLFEVDRVVIYRFEPDWSGLVAVESLAEGCPSILGFHVMDTCFKTTHAAYYQQGNTRAIEDIETAGLMSCHIELLQSLNIRANLIVPILQKERLWGLLIAHQCNETRQWQQSEVNLLYQLAGQAAIAIQQAELYHQLQTANQELHRLASVDGLTQLANRRCFDARLSAEWQRLAREQSSLSLILCDVDCFKLYNDTHGHLAGDDALRQVAKAIVQASRRPSDLAARYGGEEFAIILPNTTTEGAIAVVEAIQANLAALQLSPPQSQTSDLVTLSFGVATVVPQSQLSSATLIATADQGLYRAKAQGKNCVVQVSYGEIAASF
- a CDS encoding TIGR02587 family membrane protein, whose protein sequence is MVRIKIQDWRTEFSDLMRGIAGAFLFGAPFLYTMEVWWKGNFTSPPRMMLILGMAYLALVLLNIKGGFRAEQPRSRTQILVESAEGLAIALFTATLSLTLLDILHIETGIDAIMGRLITLSLPFSIGVGIANNLLLRTGDDDGDESAQKRDHPLRSTLSDAGAALLGAIVVGSSIAPTDEIPMISSSLEPTRLLLIMASSLLLSYIIVFEANFGAQRQRRAQSGLFQKPISETVAAYLIALAAATLMLWLFQVIRVGDPINQWVSYIIVLGLPCTIGGAAGRLAV